The Calliphora vicina chromosome 3, idCalVici1.1, whole genome shotgun sequence genome contains a region encoding:
- the LOC135955200 gene encoding uncharacterized protein LOC135955200 — MVLNPRCAIWKYFDNIIDEGVAVCKLCKQRLKNDRSYSLRKHINKLHNPNSEIWKHFNNIVDECVAICKICNKRVRNNRHFNLSLHLKQHDIIVDTTDKENETLSIKPSKINNPNPTSTQRIKGKLYIEMEEKTLVGAVMGLIVEEGIAPQIFASKNMQQLLSPVCDAISLQEVTKFHVDEIQSERVLSSVANHIRNEFCSDLHWRLLSLKIDMDLNATSNSFCLSVQFINEMEVETRNLGVITLKEHEHLTEQHIMEVLHQFNIDTNQIVSACWDNTKVNFRRSIENSEYLKEMQEFYKNPDIQVGDTKIERYIGVIGQLCVMDVIRNPSIFALFLECRNLTKAINDKSNIFYEKFEQSNLKIPQLDSPWKWGSSFTMMNDLNEARFILGNIKYEQPDQFNLNDNLLNFIDAFCKSLNIVQKSLLKFYNEEMHFGDFYAQWLKSKLVTEKLLNANKTQETHLKLILSELSKSIENRWNEHLNQDHFKACLYLDPRFQHTLNLPEKMFAMEYLKQLWDRSKIYNAELIDPVSESRTQSLAIPQQLDDDDEDICLNEFLCQGVQDAESSGIYNKLEEFKLPFHKVDTNILRFWRDQKICEPEMYILSTICFAMPATQIYNKIRYSHLDLSIQTSNVPPYVKGNLGFIRLNQHHLDDAVQKLGLFREDDSSDNEMSEVSEDNSVSLSTIKTMTCLQSPSAGGIDVLADIIVKSEIDDDE; from the exons ATGGTGCTCAATCCGAGATGTGCCATATGGAAGTATTTCGACAATATTATTGATGAAGGGGTTGCGGTGTGTAAATTATGTAAACAGCGCTTGAAAAATGATCGAAGCTACAGTTTGAGAAAACACATCAATAAACTGCACAATCCTAATAGTGAGATAtggaaacattttaataatattgtggATGAATGTGTTGCAATAtgtaaaatatgcaataaacgTGTAAGGAACAATCGGCACTTTAATTTATCATTGCATCTAAAACAGCACGACATTATTGTGGATACCACCGATAAGGAAAATGAGACATTGTCCATAAAACCAAGTAAGATCAATAATCCAAATCCTACAAGTACACAGAGGATTAAAGGTAAATTATACATTGAAATGGAAGAAAAAACTTTAGTTGGAGCTGTAATGGGTCTCATCGTTGAAGAAGGAATAGCACCTCAAATATTTGCTTCGAAAAATATGCAGCAACTGCTAAGTCCAGTCTGCGATGCCATATCTTTACAGGAAGTCACAAAATTCCATGTAGACGAAATTCAAAGTGAAAGAGTTCTATCTTCAGTGGCCAATCATATACGCAACGAATTTTGTAGTGATTTACACTGGCGTTTGTTGTCTCTAAAGATCGATATGGATCTGAATGCTACTTCAAATTCGTTTTGCCTAAGTGtgcaatttattaatgaaatggAAGTGGAAACACGCAATCTCGGTGTAATAACTCTAAAGGAACACGAACATTTAACTGAGCAACATATTATGGAGGTTTTACATCAATTCAATATTGATACCAACCAGATTGTGAGCGCTTGTTGGGATAATACAAAAGTAAACTTCAGACGTTCGATTGAAAACTctgaatatttaaaagaaatgcaggaattttataaaaatccagATATACAAGTGGGTGATACAAAGATCGAGCGTTATATTGGTGTCATTGGCCAACTATGTGTTATGGATGTTATCAGAAACCCTAGTATATTTGCATTGTTTCTGGAATGCCGCAATTTGACCAAAGCTATTAACGACAAGTCAAATATATTCTATGAAAAGTTTGAACAAAGCAATTTGAAAATTCCTCAATTGGACTCACCCTGGAAATGGGGTTCATCTTTCACAATGATGAACGATTTGAACGAAGCTCGCTTTATTTTAGGAAACATAAAGTATGAACAACCCGATCAATTTAATCTGAACGATAATCTCTTGAATTTCATCGATGCTTTTTGTAAATCTTTGAATATTGTGCAAAAATCATTGCTAAAATTTTACAACGAAGAAATGCATTTTGGTGACTTTTACGCGCAATGGCTAAAGAGTAAACTTGTTacagaaaaacttttaaatgcTAACAAAACACAAGAGACTCATTTAAAACTCATTCTGTCGGAACTTTCGAAAAGTATCGAAAATAGGTGGAATGAACATTTAAATCAAGATCATTTTAAAgcttgtttatatttggatccTCGCTTCCAGCACACATTAAATTTGCCAGAGAAAATGTTTGCCATGGAATATTTAAAGCAATTATGGGATCGTTCTAAGATATATAATGCTGAACTTATCGATCCAGTCTCTGAGTCTAGAACACAATCTCTAGCAATACCACAACAGTTagacgatgatgatgaagatatCTGTTTAAATGAATTTCTATGCCAGGGTGTTCAAGATGCAGAATCCTCAGGAATTTATAACAAACTGGAAGAATTCAAATTACCATTTCATAAGGTCGACACGAACATTTTGCGCTTTTGGAGGGATCAAAAAATCTGTGAACCTGAAATGTATATTTTAAGCACAATTTGTTTTGCTATGCCAGCTACCCAA ATTTACAACAAAATTCGTTACTCTCACCTCGATCTTTCTATACAAACTTCAAATGTTCCACCTTATGTCAAAGGAAATCTAGGATTTATACGCTTAAATCAACATCATTTAGATGATGCTGTACAGAAACTGGGACTTTTCAGAGAAGACGATTCATCTGATAATGAAATGTCTGAAGTATCTGAGGATAACAGTGTGAGTTTGTCGACTATAAAAACCATGACTTGCCTTCAATCCCCTTCAGCTGGTGGTATAGATGTTCTAGCGGATATAATTGTTAAATCAGAAATTGATGACGATGAATAG